One Luteibacter aegosomaticola genomic window carries:
- a CDS encoding OFA family MFS transporter codes for MDEAVKRDGEPSARGKGSILARENTLAGPRFNRWLVPTAALAIHLCIGMAYGFSVFWLPMTKLVAEANPAVCAQLSFFDQLFATGCNWTVPAVNHIFETFIAMLGISAAIWGAWLEHAGPRKAGFIAALCWGGGLIIGGIGVAIHQLWLVYLGAGVLGGIGQGLGYITPVSTLIKWFPDRRGLATGFAIMGYGGGALIGAPIAVALMQKFAHDGVPGVSTTLIVMGALYLVVMTLGAFGFRVPPSGWRPRDWTPPAAATNKLITHRHVHLNRAWKTPQFWLIWVVLCMNVTAGIGVLSMASPMFQDVFGGKLLGLDASVDLSAEQKAAIAASAAGLVGLISLFNSLGRIFWASMSDFLGRKTTYVVFFALGIALYCALPSLGHAGMAGLFVLAVCVILSMYGGGFATVPAYLSDLFGTQMVGAIHGRLLTAWSVAGVAGPFLIAAVRQAQLDAGVAKNLVYDRTLYILAVLLLVGMICNLLVKPVKESDLMTDAELAHEKSLQHENAAVAASAEDAARGSFGIVGVVAWALVGIPFLIGIWIAIGKAAVLF; via the coding sequence ATGGACGAGGCAGTGAAGCGCGACGGCGAGCCGTCGGCGCGTGGTAAGGGTTCGATCCTGGCGCGGGAAAACACCCTGGCCGGGCCACGATTCAACCGCTGGCTGGTGCCTACGGCGGCCCTGGCGATCCACCTGTGTATCGGCATGGCCTACGGGTTCTCCGTGTTCTGGCTGCCGATGACCAAGCTGGTGGCGGAGGCCAATCCGGCCGTCTGCGCCCAGCTGAGCTTCTTCGACCAGCTGTTTGCCACGGGGTGTAACTGGACCGTTCCGGCGGTCAACCACATCTTCGAAACCTTCATCGCCATGCTGGGTATCTCGGCGGCGATCTGGGGCGCGTGGCTGGAACACGCCGGCCCGCGTAAAGCTGGCTTCATCGCGGCGCTTTGCTGGGGTGGCGGTCTCATCATCGGCGGCATCGGCGTCGCCATCCACCAGCTCTGGCTGGTCTACCTCGGCGCCGGCGTCCTGGGCGGCATCGGACAGGGGCTGGGCTACATCACGCCCGTCTCGACTCTCATTAAATGGTTCCCTGACCGTCGCGGCCTGGCCACGGGCTTCGCCATCATGGGCTACGGCGGTGGCGCCCTGATCGGTGCGCCGATCGCCGTGGCCCTCATGCAGAAGTTTGCGCACGATGGCGTGCCGGGCGTGTCGACCACGCTCATCGTCATGGGCGCCCTGTACCTCGTGGTGATGACCCTCGGCGCATTCGGCTTCCGCGTCCCGCCTTCGGGCTGGCGCCCGCGCGACTGGACGCCGCCGGCCGCCGCCACGAACAAGTTGATCACCCACCGCCATGTCCACCTCAACCGAGCGTGGAAGACCCCGCAGTTCTGGTTGATCTGGGTGGTGCTGTGCATGAACGTCACGGCCGGTATCGGCGTGCTCTCCATGGCCAGCCCGATGTTCCAGGATGTGTTCGGCGGCAAGCTGCTCGGCCTCGATGCTTCCGTGGATCTCAGTGCGGAACAGAAGGCAGCCATCGCGGCTTCTGCCGCAGGGCTTGTTGGCCTGATCAGCCTGTTCAACAGCCTCGGCCGTATCTTCTGGGCGTCGATGTCCGACTTCCTTGGGCGCAAGACCACCTACGTCGTTTTCTTCGCCCTGGGCATCGCCCTGTACTGCGCGCTGCCGTCGCTCGGCCATGCGGGTATGGCCGGCCTGTTCGTGCTCGCGGTCTGCGTGATCCTGTCGATGTACGGCGGTGGTTTCGCCACCGTGCCGGCCTATCTCTCCGACCTGTTCGGCACGCAGATGGTTGGCGCGATCCACGGCCGCCTGCTTACGGCGTGGTCGGTCGCCGGCGTGGCCGGCCCGTTCCTGATCGCCGCGGTGCGCCAGGCCCAGCTCGATGCGGGCGTGGCCAAGAACCTGGTGTACGACCGCACGCTGTACATCCTGGCGGTGCTTCTGCTGGTCGGCATGATCTGCAACCTGCTGGTGAAGCCGGTGAAGGAAAGCGACCTGATGACGGACGCGGAACTGGCCCACGAGAAGTCGCTGCAGCATGAAAACGCGGCGGTCGCCGCCAGCGCCGAAGACGCTGCGCGTGGTTCGTTCGGTATCGTTGGCGTCGTGGCCTGGGCGCTGGTGGGGATTCCGTTCCTCATCGGCATCTGGATTGCGATCGGCAAAGCCGCCGTTTTGTTCTAA
- a CDS encoding response regulator transcription factor translates to MIDDAPEGIRELILALRAEPYRVSLATTAEQGVQRAQALAPDLILLDVRMPGMDGFTVCRLLQEIQPARDVPILFLTAAASEEERLAGLGQGAVDYILKSCSPAELLARVRIHLRLTRRGVPGDVPADMPMGRDEVVLRAAMRFVSQRLAEPLGLDEIAAAVGTYDKRLSAIFRQRLGTTVFAWIREERLRKSRELLAGTSLGMQDIASTIGFRSAANFATAFRERFGVTPGDYRRAAATVTADDTPTRDVPTRDVAIERG, encoded by the coding sequence GTGATCGATGATGCCCCCGAGGGCATCCGCGAGCTCATCCTGGCCCTTCGGGCCGAACCGTATCGGGTGAGCCTGGCCACCACGGCCGAGCAGGGTGTGCAGCGTGCGCAAGCGCTCGCGCCGGACCTGATCCTCCTCGATGTGCGCATGCCGGGCATGGATGGGTTTACCGTTTGCCGCCTGTTGCAGGAAATCCAGCCCGCGCGCGACGTGCCTATCCTGTTCCTGACTGCCGCGGCCAGCGAAGAAGAGCGCCTGGCGGGCCTGGGCCAGGGCGCCGTGGATTACATCCTTAAATCGTGCAGCCCGGCTGAGCTGCTGGCGCGCGTACGCATCCACCTGCGCCTGACCCGCCGCGGCGTGCCAGGTGATGTGCCGGCGGATATGCCGATGGGCCGTGACGAGGTGGTGTTGCGCGCCGCCATGCGTTTCGTCAGCCAGCGCCTGGCCGAGCCGCTGGGCCTTGATGAGATTGCCGCGGCAGTCGGTACGTACGATAAGCGTCTCTCGGCGATCTTCCGCCAGCGCCTGGGCACCACGGTGTTCGCGTGGATCCGCGAAGAGCGCCTGCGCAAGAGCCGCGAGTTGCTCGCGGGTACGAGCCTCGGCATGCAGGATATCGCCAGCACCATCGGCTTCCGCAGCGCGGCCAATTTCGCGACGGCGTTCCGTGAACGCTTTGGGGTGACGCCAGGCGATTACCGGCGTGCAGCCGCCACCGTTACCGCCGATGACACGCCCACCCGAGACGTGCCCACCCGCGACGTGGCCATCGAACGTGGCTAA
- a CDS encoding aldo/keto reductase, translating to MQKRQLGTSGLEVSAIGFGCMGLNFGYGTVTPEAEAIDLIRAAYDRGVTFFDTAEVYGPFTNEVVVGKALAPIRDQVVIATKFGFDIDPDTGKQNGLNSRPEHIRKVAEASLKRLGIDTIDLLYQHRVDPNVPIEDVAGAVKDLIAEGKVRHFGLSEPGAETVRRAHKVQKVTALQNEYSLWTRGPETNGILEACEELGIGLVAYSPLGKGFLTGAMSKETQLGENDFRKLLPRFTADAMKANEALVELLKNIAEHKQATPAQVALAWLLSRKPWIVPIPGTTKLHRLEENIAAANVALTTDELATIEKAAAAIDITGDRYPEHLMKMVGR from the coding sequence ATGCAAAAGCGCCAACTCGGCACCAGCGGCCTTGAAGTCTCCGCCATCGGCTTCGGCTGCATGGGCCTCAACTTCGGCTACGGCACCGTCACGCCGGAAGCCGAAGCCATCGACCTGATCCGCGCGGCCTACGACCGCGGCGTGACCTTCTTCGACACCGCCGAGGTCTACGGCCCGTTCACCAACGAGGTCGTCGTCGGCAAGGCGCTTGCGCCGATCCGCGACCAGGTCGTCATCGCCACGAAGTTCGGTTTCGATATCGATCCGGATACCGGCAAGCAGAATGGCCTCAACAGCCGTCCCGAGCACATCCGCAAGGTGGCTGAGGCGTCGCTCAAGCGCCTGGGCATCGACACCATCGATCTGCTGTACCAGCACCGCGTGGATCCGAACGTGCCGATCGAAGACGTCGCCGGCGCGGTGAAGGACCTGATCGCTGAAGGCAAGGTTCGCCATTTCGGCCTGTCCGAGCCGGGTGCGGAGACCGTGCGTCGCGCACACAAGGTGCAGAAGGTCACGGCGCTGCAGAACGAGTATTCGCTGTGGACCCGCGGGCCGGAGACGAACGGCATTCTCGAAGCTTGCGAAGAGCTTGGTATCGGCCTCGTCGCGTACAGCCCGCTGGGCAAGGGCTTCCTGACCGGCGCCATGAGCAAGGAAACCCAGCTCGGCGAGAACGACTTCCGCAAGCTGCTGCCGCGCTTCACCGCGGATGCGATGAAGGCCAACGAAGCGCTGGTCGAGCTTCTCAAGAACATCGCCGAGCACAAGCAGGCGACGCCGGCCCAGGTCGCACTCGCCTGGTTGCTCTCGCGCAAGCCGTGGATCGTGCCGATCCCGGGTACGACGAAGCTGCATCGTCTTGAGGAAAACATCGCCGCGGCCAACGTCGCACTGACGACGGACGAGCTGGCAACGATCGAAAAGGCCGCGGCGGCCATCGACATCACCGGTGATCGTTACCCGGAACACCTGATGAAGATGGTGGGTCGCTAA
- a CDS encoding S10 family serine carboxypeptidase-like protein, whose product MRLSAVLATACLLACLDATASDLSPAQAAAFAFAPTVEQASRPAVHIKASRSWKTTTGSAPYEASVDEYPVTAEGQTVGLVSTFGYTETPVQASRPVVFLFNGGPGASSWSLHMEGFGPVRYDAAKDAFEDNPDALLDVADLVFIDPLGTGESAPFTGTKPEAAWGAEGDARATLSVMHQWLVDHGRQNATVFVVGESYGTARAAAMLHFASAKEAASVRGVALLSLALGGLPDPAMQAAGRLPSMAATAWFHHKGSADLPSGMEAYQRAVSAQAPSSADVKQWIGVASDDAKAAATRVPEAPAFRKALLADSGKIVGSLDTRMTADHSLDALQPPYSDPGMTLGKRPSTLMARYLVSLGYRSPVAYRMLNLAINTSWNYGGSPDEWPFAGYVAEGMKAHPGLKLFTAGGIYDLSTPAYEGILTLRQVGVPANRWEAHIYPSGHTIGEDATQRPVLASDLRRFITGN is encoded by the coding sequence ATGCGCCTTTCCGCTGTGCTTGCTACTGCTTGTCTGCTTGCGTGCCTTGATGCCACCGCGAGCGATCTTTCACCTGCCCAGGCGGCCGCGTTTGCCTTCGCGCCGACAGTGGAGCAGGCGAGCCGGCCGGCGGTGCACATCAAGGCATCGCGCTCATGGAAGACCACGACCGGCAGCGCGCCTTATGAGGCGTCAGTCGATGAGTACCCGGTGACGGCGGAAGGGCAAACGGTCGGACTGGTGTCGACGTTTGGCTACACCGAGACACCGGTGCAGGCCTCACGCCCGGTGGTGTTCCTGTTTAACGGCGGCCCGGGGGCATCGTCGTGGTCGTTGCATATGGAGGGCTTCGGCCCGGTTCGCTACGACGCGGCGAAGGATGCGTTCGAGGACAACCCGGATGCGCTCCTCGATGTCGCCGACCTCGTCTTCATCGACCCGCTGGGTACCGGCGAGAGCGCGCCGTTCACGGGAACGAAGCCCGAGGCTGCGTGGGGTGCCGAAGGGGATGCCCGCGCCACGCTTAGCGTGATGCACCAGTGGCTGGTGGATCACGGCCGGCAGAACGCAACGGTATTCGTGGTGGGCGAGAGCTACGGCACGGCGCGTGCGGCAGCGATGCTGCACTTTGCATCGGCGAAAGAGGCCGCCTCAGTCAGAGGCGTCGCGTTGCTTTCCCTCGCGTTGGGCGGTCTGCCTGATCCCGCGATGCAAGCCGCGGGCCGGTTGCCGAGCATGGCGGCGACGGCGTGGTTTCACCACAAGGGCAGTGCGGACCTGCCGTCCGGCATGGAGGCTTACCAGCGTGCGGTGTCGGCACAAGCGCCATCCTCTGCGGACGTGAAGCAGTGGATCGGCGTGGCTAGCGACGATGCCAAAGCAGCCGCGACGCGCGTGCCGGAGGCCCCTGCCTTCCGCAAGGCACTGCTCGCCGATAGCGGCAAGATCGTTGGCAGCCTGGACACCCGCATGACTGCCGACCATTCACTCGACGCGTTGCAGCCGCCCTACAGCGACCCCGGCATGACCTTGGGCAAGCGCCCGTCGACGCTGATGGCGCGTTACCTCGTTTCGCTGGGTTATCGCAGCCCGGTGGCCTATCGCATGCTCAACCTGGCGATCAACACCTCGTGGAATTACGGCGGCAGCCCGGATGAGTGGCCGTTCGCGGGCTACGTCGCGGAAGGGATGAAAGCGCACCCCGGCCTGAAGCTCTTCACGGCCGGCGGCATCTACGACCTGAGTACCCCGGCCTACGAGGGCATCCTCACGCTGCGTCAGGTCGGCGTGCCGGCGAATCGTTGGGAGGCGCACATCTACCCCTCGGGCCATACGATCGGCGAAGACGCCACGCAGCGGCCGGTGCTGGCCTCCGACCTGAGGCGCTTCATCACGGGTAACTAG
- a CDS encoding LysR family transcriptional regulator, with protein sequence MRKDIQDIMAFIAVARERSFTRAAARLGTSQSALSHAIRGLEARLGVRLLTRTTRSVAPTEAGERLMQSVAPRLEEIEAEVEALGELREKPAGNLRITTAEHAANTIIWPALERFLPQYPDITVEVAINYELVDIVAERFDIGIRLGEQLARDMIAVPIGPYMRMAVVGSPTYFAQRKKPKTPEDLTRHNCINLRLPTHGGLMPWDFDKDGREIKVRVEGQAIASSGTQVLDAAMRGLGLGWVPEDMAQPHIDSGAVIRVLEKWCTPFPGYHLYYPNRRHGAPALTALVDALRYPRPS encoded by the coding sequence ATGCGCAAGGATATCCAGGACATCATGGCCTTCATTGCCGTCGCTCGGGAGCGCAGCTTCACGCGGGCCGCAGCCAGGCTTGGCACCTCGCAGTCGGCGCTAAGCCATGCGATTCGGGGGCTCGAAGCACGGCTAGGGGTCCGGCTACTGACCCGAACCACGCGTAGTGTCGCTCCCACCGAAGCCGGCGAACGCTTGATGCAAAGCGTGGCGCCCCGGCTTGAGGAAATCGAAGCCGAAGTCGAGGCACTGGGCGAGTTACGCGAAAAGCCGGCTGGCAACCTGCGCATCACCACCGCCGAGCACGCGGCCAATACGATTATCTGGCCCGCGCTGGAACGCTTCCTTCCGCAATACCCGGACATTACCGTGGAAGTGGCCATCAATTACGAGCTCGTCGATATCGTGGCCGAGCGCTTCGATATCGGCATCCGCCTCGGCGAGCAGTTGGCACGCGACATGATCGCCGTGCCGATCGGGCCCTACATGCGCATGGCGGTCGTGGGTTCCCCCACGTACTTTGCGCAACGGAAGAAGCCCAAGACTCCTGAAGACCTTACCCGCCATAACTGCATCAACCTGCGCCTGCCCACGCACGGCGGGCTGATGCCGTGGGACTTCGACAAGGACGGGCGCGAGATCAAGGTGCGTGTAGAGGGCCAGGCCATCGCCAGTAGCGGCACCCAGGTGCTCGACGCGGCCATGCGTGGCCTCGGCCTTGGCTGGGTGCCCGAAGACATGGCCCAACCGCACATCGACAGCGGCGCGGTGATTCGCGTGCTGGAAAAGTGGTGCACCCCCTTCCCCGGCTACCACCTCTACTACCCCAACCGCAGGCATGGCGCGCCCGCGCTAACGGCCCTGGTAGACGCCCTGAGGTATCCCCGGCCGTCGTAA
- a CDS encoding glutathione S-transferase family protein: MTITITCFEKSPDGGKGLARDTRVRWALEEVGQPYEVRGVPFPSLKEPAHLARHPFGQIPVFEEDGLTLFESGAIIFHLAERYGSLLPDDPDARMRALMWMFAALSSVEPPILDLSNARFAEGQQPWAEQRMPVVLERIRQRLDQLAAHMGDSEWLEGEFTVGDLMMISVLQRLKPSGILAGHPTLAAYVERGHARPAYQRAYAAQAAYNNP; this comes from the coding sequence ATGACGATTACGATCACGTGTTTCGAGAAGTCACCGGATGGAGGCAAGGGCCTGGCCCGCGATACTCGGGTGCGCTGGGCGCTTGAAGAGGTGGGGCAGCCGTATGAGGTTCGCGGCGTGCCGTTTCCGAGCCTGAAGGAACCGGCGCACCTTGCACGGCATCCCTTCGGGCAGATCCCTGTGTTCGAGGAAGATGGCCTCACCCTGTTCGAATCGGGTGCGATCATTTTCCACTTGGCCGAGCGCTACGGCAGCCTGCTTCCCGACGACCCGGATGCGCGCATGCGTGCGCTCATGTGGATGTTCGCCGCGCTCAGCTCCGTCGAGCCGCCCATCCTCGATCTCTCCAACGCCCGCTTCGCCGAAGGCCAGCAGCCGTGGGCCGAACAACGCATGCCCGTGGTGCTCGAGCGCATCCGCCAGCGCCTCGACCAGCTCGCCGCGCACATGGGCGACAGCGAATGGCTCGAAGGCGAATTCACCGTCGGCGATCTCATGATGATCTCGGTGCTACAGCGGCTGAAGCCCTCCGGCATCCTCGCCGGCCATCCCACGCTCGCAGCCTATGTCGAACGCGGCCATGCAAGGCCAGCGTACCAACGCGCCTACGCCGCACAAGCCGCCTACAACAACCCGTAA
- a CDS encoding pentapeptide repeat-containing protein — protein sequence MLTDESEFYLKDFEGLDLAGESLLGKTFESCTFTRCQFAKAVLERCKFLECTFRHCDLSNAKLTVSKFQAVSFEDCKLLGIDWTRADWPRYAAPGKLAFRKSNVSYATFFGLDLQETVLEECKAHGVDFRDANFSKSNFTYTDFTDSQFGKTKLVEVDFSEATHYLIDVQANQVRGAKFTRSEAFGLLYGLDIELVD from the coding sequence ATGCTCACCGACGAAAGCGAGTTTTACCTGAAGGATTTCGAGGGCCTCGACCTGGCGGGTGAGAGCCTGCTTGGAAAGACCTTCGAATCATGCACGTTCACGCGCTGCCAGTTCGCCAAGGCGGTCCTCGAGCGTTGCAAGTTTCTGGAATGCACGTTTCGCCATTGCGACCTGAGCAACGCCAAGCTCACCGTTAGCAAGTTCCAGGCGGTGAGCTTCGAGGATTGCAAGCTCCTCGGCATCGATTGGACCCGCGCTGACTGGCCGCGCTACGCCGCGCCGGGGAAGCTGGCCTTCCGAAAGTCGAACGTCAGCTACGCCACCTTCTTCGGCCTCGACCTCCAGGAGACCGTGCTGGAGGAATGCAAGGCACATGGCGTCGACTTTCGCGATGCGAACTTCTCGAAATCGAACTTCACCTACACGGACTTTACGGATAGCCAGTTCGGGAAGACGAAGCTGGTTGAGGTCGATTTCAGCGAGGCCACACACTATCTGATCGACGTGCAGGCCAATCAGGTGCGTGGCGCGAAGTTCACGCGGAGTGAAGCGTTTGGGTTGTTGTATGGGTTGGATATTGAGCTGGTTGACTAG
- a CDS encoding LysR substrate-binding domain-containing protein codes for MDSIDNLGDLYLLVQAIEAGGFSAAATKLGTTRSLISRRILALEERLGARLLHRNARQFGVTATGERVYQHAAAMCEAAVAAEQAARLPGEDQRLVRIEAHGLLSPMVASFMSDFTAVHPRTRFAVSVGGGDMNQLLRQQTDVILSLRDTLPDSTDVVARSLGALRRVTVASPDLLRRVGVPRHPGELDDEDCISLGADASGFWHFRGVAPRRRNVRVAFADVAALLAAVEGGLGVAQLPHYLVADQFASGKLTTLLEAFEPEPLPLHALTVTGRVASDATVSFVRFMQSKLAAIA; via the coding sequence ATGGATTCGATTGACAATCTGGGCGACCTCTACCTGCTGGTGCAGGCGATCGAGGCAGGCGGTTTCTCCGCTGCCGCGACCAAGCTGGGGACGACCCGTTCACTGATCAGCCGCCGCATCCTCGCCCTGGAAGAACGTCTCGGCGCACGCCTGCTCCACCGCAATGCTCGCCAGTTTGGGGTGACGGCCACCGGTGAGCGCGTGTACCAGCACGCCGCCGCCATGTGCGAAGCCGCGGTAGCCGCTGAACAGGCAGCACGCCTGCCGGGCGAAGACCAGCGCCTGGTGCGCATTGAAGCGCACGGCCTTCTCTCCCCGATGGTCGCGAGCTTTATGTCGGATTTCACCGCCGTGCACCCGCGCACACGTTTTGCCGTGTCCGTGGGCGGTGGCGATATGAACCAGCTGCTGCGCCAGCAGACCGATGTGATCCTGAGCCTGCGTGACACCTTGCCGGACAGCACCGACGTGGTGGCCCGTTCGCTCGGCGCGCTGCGCCGCGTGACCGTCGCCAGCCCCGATCTCTTGCGCCGTGTGGGTGTGCCCCGCCACCCCGGTGAACTGGACGACGAGGATTGCATCTCGCTCGGCGCGGACGCTTCCGGTTTCTGGCACTTCCGCGGCGTGGCGCCGCGGCGGCGCAACGTGCGCGTGGCCTTCGCCGATGTCGCCGCGCTACTCGCGGCAGTGGAAGGTGGCCTCGGCGTCGCCCAGCTGCCGCATTATCTTGTGGCCGACCAGTTTGCGAGCGGCAAGCTCACGACCCTGCTGGAGGCGTTCGAACCCGAGCCCCTCCCGCTCCACGCTCTGACGGTCACCGGCCGCGTCGCCTCCGACGCCACCGTCAGCTTCGTGCGTTTTATGCAAAGCAAGCTAGCCGCGATCGCCTAA